One window from the genome of Bradyrhizobium xenonodulans encodes:
- a CDS encoding bifunctional transcriptional activator/DNA repair enzyme AdaA, giving the protein MLSFEICNAARLRRDPRYDGRFFTAVKTTGIYCRPVCPAKHPLTRNVAYYPTAAAAEAAGFRPCLRCRPETAPFCPAWNGTRSTVARAVKLINDGALDEDTVVTLAMRLGISSRHLARLFERHVGATPQQLAKTLRVQRAKRLLDAGDHTMTDIAFQAGFGSLRRFNAAFAELYGRSPSSLRSSKRA; this is encoded by the coding sequence CGCCGCGATCCCCGCTATGACGGCCGCTTCTTCACGGCGGTGAAGACCACGGGCATCTATTGCCGCCCGGTCTGCCCGGCCAAGCATCCGCTGACGCGCAACGTCGCCTATTATCCGACCGCGGCCGCGGCAGAAGCTGCGGGGTTCCGGCCCTGCCTGCGCTGCCGGCCCGAGACCGCACCGTTCTGCCCGGCCTGGAACGGCACGCGCTCGACGGTCGCTCGCGCGGTGAAGCTGATCAATGACGGCGCGCTCGACGAGGACACGGTGGTGACGCTCGCGATGCGGCTCGGCATCTCCTCGCGCCATCTGGCGCGCTTGTTCGAACGCCATGTCGGCGCGACGCCGCAGCAGCTCGCAAAAACGCTGCGCGTCCAGCGCGCCAAGCGCCTGCTCGATGCCGGTGATCACACCATGACGGATATCGCGTTTCAGGCCGGCTTCGGCAGCCTGCGCAGATTCAACGCCGCCTTCGCCGAGCTCTATGGACGATCGCCGTCGAGCCTGCGCTCGTCGAAGCGCGCATAG